The Coleofasciculaceae cyanobacterium sequence ACCCGCAAAATCTAGTTTCAGAGCGATCGCACTTTATGCTCGACTAACTTGGATTTAGCCCCCTTGCATCCCCCAATACTGGGGGACTTTTAGTTTAGCTGCTTACCCTTAAAGTTAAGGTAGCGAGAAAGTAAAACTATAAATCCTCATCCTGACAACTCGCAATTTAACCGTTCCCCCCAAACTTGGGGGGCTAGCCCTAAAGGATTAGCTTCGCGTCGGGGGCTATCAACCCAGCTTATCCCGCCCCCTAAATCCCCCAACAATGGGAGACTTTTAGTTTAACTTCTAACCCGCAAAATCTAGTCTCACGATCGCACTTTCAATCCATCAGCCTAAAACACCATTCAACTATTCTCCCCAAACTTGAGGGCGAAAACCAATAGCCCCCTAAATCCCCCAACAATGGGGGACTTTTAGTGAGCAAAGTAATTAAAACTATTAATTTAATCCTCTTCAAATGTCTATTGAAAATGTGATTTGGATCGCTGCATAAATCTAGTTAACTATTAGCAAAAAATTCTAAAAAAACTTTTTTAATAATGATATGTTTTATCGATATGTTGGGTAATTTCTAAATAGGAAAACAAAAACATAAAACAAACACACAAACAAATTTTTATTAATCGAAGGATATAGACATGAATAACGTATTTACTGCTAAATTATTAAACAACTTACGTATCAAAAAAGGCAACAAAGGTTTTACTTTAATTGAATTATTGGTAGTTGTAATTATCATCGGTGTATTGGCTGCCGTTGCCTTGCCTAACTTACTTGGTCAAGTTGGTAAAGCCCGTGAGTCTGAAGCGAAAACTGCTATGGGCGCAATGAACCGCGCTCAACAAGCTTATCATTTAGAAGCAAGTAAGTTTTATGGAGAAGTAGCTACCGCCACTAATGATTTTTTAGGTACTGAAGCTGCATTAGGAGTAGTCCCTGGTGTTGAATTTTATGACTACGGAAACAAAACTGCTGATGGTGGTAATGCTACTAATTCAACCTTCGTTGCTGTTGCCAAAAATCCCGATAATGATGGAACTCGTGATTTTGCCGCAGGCGTAAACTACTCTGGTGGTGCATTCAAGACTGCTATGTGCGTAGCTACTGGAAAAGATACTGGTACTACAAGAACTTCAGCAGGTACTGAAAGTTTAGTCACTGCAACTCCTGCAACTCCTGCTTGTACTGGTGGTAATTTAATAAAATAGACGTTCAGTATATTTTATGAGCTTAATTTTACTGCTATATGTCAGAGGTTTGCAATCATTTTTGTTATTCTTCTGACATATTTTTTTTGAAATAAAAACTATGGTTAACAATAAAAAAAATAATAATTACATTTTTTTTAAAAGAATAATATCTAGTAATAATAATCAGGGATTTACTTTAATCGAATTATTAGTAGTAGTCATTATTGTTGGAATATTAGCTGCTGTTGCTTTACCTAATTTATTAGGTCAAATAGGTAAAGCCAGAGAAACA is a genomic window containing:
- a CDS encoding type IV pilin-like G/H family protein, whose translation is MNNVFTAKLLNNLRIKKGNKGFTLIELLVVVIIIGVLAAVALPNLLGQVGKARESEAKTAMGAMNRAQQAYHLEASKFYGEVATATNDFLGTEAALGVVPGVEFYDYGNKTADGGNATNSTFVAVAKNPDNDGTRDFAAGVNYSGGAFKTAMCVATGKDTGTTRTSAGTESLVTATPATPACTGGNLIK